Proteins from a single region of Candidatus Thermoplasmatota archaeon:
- a CDS encoding ABC transporter ATP-binding protein: MIEIQNLTKSFGPIKAVDDLSIKVAEGETVGFLGPNGAGKTTTIKILTNLISATSGRALLHDTDIRTHPKQALSHVGAVVETPEFYPYLTPDETLAYLGRIRGMHSKDIKSRSTDVIQQVKLEQWRTTRIGKFSKGMKQRLAIAQALLHEPEILILDEPTSGLDPRGMVEVREIIKELKRQHYTIFMSSHLLGEVQEVCDKAALIDRGKLLVYDSIDKLKTLSKVTKLEVVILGPASDTLLEKVRGLANVRAVERVNGGVFLVTYEGSLDARADLLQAIQSMGVRVAGFSPVGLPLEMLYMDLVKESR, from the coding sequence ATGATTGAGATCCAGAACCTCACGAAAAGCTTCGGGCCGATTAAGGCCGTGGACGACCTCAGCATCAAGGTGGCCGAAGGCGAGACCGTCGGATTCCTAGGTCCCAACGGCGCGGGCAAGACCACGACGATCAAGATACTGACGAATCTCATATCAGCTACAAGCGGGCGCGCATTGTTGCATGACACCGATATCCGAACTCATCCGAAACAAGCATTGAGCCATGTAGGCGCTGTCGTCGAGACGCCAGAGTTCTATCCGTACCTGACACCGGACGAGACGCTAGCCTACCTCGGGAGGATCCGGGGGATGCACTCGAAGGATATCAAGTCGAGATCGACCGATGTCATCCAGCAGGTGAAGCTCGAACAGTGGCGGACCACCAGGATAGGCAAGTTCTCGAAGGGCATGAAACAGAGGCTGGCGATCGCGCAGGCGCTTCTGCACGAGCCCGAGATACTCATACTCGACGAGCCGACGAGCGGTCTCGATCCCAGGGGAATGGTCGAGGTCCGAGAGATCATAAAGGAGCTCAAGAGGCAGCACTACACGATATTCATGAGCTCTCACCTTCTGGGAGAGGTCCAAGAGGTCTGTGACAAGGCCGCGCTAATTGACCGCGGGAAGCTCCTGGTCTACGATTCGATTGACAAGCTCAAGACGCTCTCAAAGGTGACCAAACTGGAGGTCGTGATCCTAGGTCCGGCATCAGACACCCTCCTGGAGAAGGTCAGAGGTCTTGCAAACGTCCGCGCCGTCGAGAGAGTCAATGGAGGCGTGTTCCTTGTGACCTACGAAGGGTCCCTAGATGCCCGCGCAGATCTCTTGCAGGCTATACAATCCATGGGAGTCAGGGTCGCCGGGTTCAGCCCCGTCGGTCTCCCTCTCGAGATGTTGTACATGGACCTTGTCAAGGAGTCGAGGTGA
- the fliE gene encoding flagellar hook-basal body complex protein FliE, producing the protein MIMKILVTTGMPGSGKEEFLKCCGARDVKVVRMGDIVRAKAKEFGLDASDSSVGTLANEERRRYGMDIWAKRTIPYVGGDLVVIDGARGPDEIRVFRHAFGDDLKVIGIHSSSKTRLERLVARGRKDSPATRAEFEQRDKRELEWGLGEAIALADYMIINESTLKYLKRNVDLLLDTILGKK; encoded by the coding sequence TTGATCATGAAGATACTCGTGACCACGGGGATGCCAGGCTCTGGCAAAGAAGAGTTCCTGAAATGCTGCGGGGCCAGAGACGTCAAGGTAGTCCGGATGGGAGACATAGTAAGGGCGAAGGCGAAGGAATTCGGGCTTGATGCATCCGACTCGAGTGTCGGAACCCTTGCGAACGAGGAGAGGAGGAGGTACGGCATGGACATCTGGGCAAAGAGGACCATCCCATATGTCGGCGGGGACCTAGTTGTCATCGACGGCGCCCGGGGTCCAGACGAGATAAGGGTTTTCAGGCATGCCTTCGGGGACGACTTGAAAGTCATAGGCATCCATTCGTCCTCCAAGACCAGGCTCGAGAGGTTGGTCGCAAGGGGCAGGAAGGATTCCCCTGCCACGCGAGCTGAGTTCGAGCAGCGGGACAAACGGGAGCTCGAATGGGGCTTGGGAGAGGCCATCGCCCTTGCGGATTACATGATCATCAACGAGTCGACCCTGAAGTACCTCAAGCGGAATGTCGACCTTCTGCTGGACACGATCCTGGGCAAGAAGTGA
- a CDS encoding aspartate carbamoyltransferase regulatory subunit, which translates to MKEFKVTPIRNGTVIDHISMGMALKVLRIIGVKDDVSSTVSVLMHVPSKKAGWKDIVKIEDRELDPKELDKIALISPNATINIIRDYNVAEKFVVEVPNVIKGIMRCSNPGCITNKDEPVEPEFVVESKKPITLRCVYCDRVTTEVAENIQ; encoded by the coding sequence ATGAAGGAGTTCAAGGTCACGCCGATAAGGAACGGGACCGTGATAGATCACATATCCATGGGCATGGCGCTCAAGGTGCTGAGGATCATCGGTGTCAAGGACGACGTCAGCTCCACTGTGAGCGTGCTGATGCACGTTCCTAGCAAGAAGGCCGGCTGGAAGGACATCGTCAAGATAGAGGATCGCGAACTGGATCCCAAGGAGCTGGACAAGATCGCCCTGATCTCTCCGAACGCCACGATCAACATCATCCGCGACTACAATGTGGCCGAGAAGTTCGTGGTCGAGGTGCCAAACGTGATCAAGGGCATCATGAGGTGCTCCAACCCTGGCTGCATCACGAACAAGGACGAGCCCGTCGAGCCAGAGTTCGTCGTGGAGTCCAAGAAGCCGATCACGCTGAGGTGTGTGTACTGCGACAGGGTCACGACAGAGGTGGCGGAGAACATACAGTAA